The Osmerus eperlanus chromosome 20, fOsmEpe2.1, whole genome shotgun sequence DNA segment TGATGACTGAAGCTTTGTTCTCATCAGCCCTGGTGCCGGGCGGCCCTGGTGCCTCTGGTGCCGGGCGGCCCTGGTGCCTCTGGTGCCGGGCGGCCCTGGTGCCTCTGGTGCCGGGCGGCCCTGGTGCCGGGCCGCCTTACAGAGCATCATGTTTAGTTTCAGACTCGTGCCCTCAGCTCATTGTGTTCGAGAGGCTCGTCTGATGAAGGGTTCTCGCTAGTGCTGCTTGTACTGTTGCCCTCTGTGTTCTTATTTTGAAAGATCTGAGCTTAACCTTATTACATTAAGCAGAAACTTGTTCTGTGTTTGTACATCTAAATGATCATGTTTACCATTTATAGAGACATTGTTAATAATTTGTGGTTGAGTACCATGGGGACAATTATTTAAAGCTTCAAATGTTGAGTTTTATAGATTTAGTTCTGTTTATCGTAACTAAGGAAACACAATTGCCACAGTATTGCTTATGAAGTATAAGAAGtaaggtttaaaaaaataaaacgtttCACATTTCGGATTTTCTAAAATAATTCCTCTGTGTAAACTCACCAAACGGAACAGACTGGAATATGATCAATTGTTGTgtgtaataaacagttaataaaataTAATTCCTTTTCAATCCCCCAGTGTTATTAGAAAGAGCCATACTGAGCGATCACCATATTTTGATAAATGATTTAATTAGCTACACCTTGCGTATGAAATAAGTCGTCTTCAAGTTGGTGGAAATTATCATATAGGTTAGTTAGCCAACCTTGCATTGATCTAGATAAAGTAGTCAAAACAATTATTTCATTCAACAATGCTAATGTTCTGCTCATAATGAACAGTCTGACGTCTAAACAATAGAAACACGCTGCCCTTTAAGTCGGCGTCCTTGTCTATTGGCCGATTGTGCTACGTCATCACGCACAGACCTAATGTTGCTGGAATGCTGACCAATCGTATAGAATATGCAAATAATGTTTGAAAATTCCCCGGGAAATCCGAGTTTCGCGGCAGGGCCCTTCGCGCGAAAACTGTATCCCCTCATTCATTGTCAGCTTCCTGGAACCATTTTTTGATCCGCTGAAGACGAACTCGCGACCGGATTAAATCCGTTGCATCTGCTAGTTCTAGGGAGTTTACATTTAATATTTACTATGGATCGGCCATGTAAGACAGTGGTATAACAGTTACTTCGATTATTTGTTGTTGAATCATCGCTGATTTTGTGGAAATAAGCGCCAAAGTTACAGAGGGACAAAAGGGCATTCGAGCCTTAAGATGAGAAAGGGGGTAGCCTCGATCCCAGAGAGAGTCCTTATTTCAGGGGTCGGGGGCTCCTCTATCGACAAAAACACGGTTTTAATATCAGATCGCTATCCTACTGCTACATACATACAGATAATAACACCTCCGTCCTGCGTAAATCAGACCACTAATGTTGGTCTCCCCGGCGCGACCGGGAGTCTGCTGTACGCAACCCCCAATCCATCATCACCAAACGGGACAGGACAGAACGTCACGCTCGGACGGCCACCGGTAATCGTACTGTCTCTTGTTGACCTTTTCTAACTTTCTAAGAATGTGAAATGTTTCTAATATTGAATTTGTGTTAAACAAGAGGCGCTTTTTCATCTGGCTAGCTTCGAACATTGAAGCAGTTTCCTATCCTTGCTAGCTAAGCTCCCCCTCGTAATAGAGTCTCGAGACTGCTTCTGCCTTGTAAATATCCGGCTCTATAAAGCTACTATGAATTTCCTGACTGTGTAGTCAAATAACTTGAAAAGCCACATCGATTGTTGCACAGTTAATACACTTTATAGCTTGCATGACAACTTGTCCCTCCACGCTAGCTAGCCTTCTTGCTAGTAGTTGCCTAACGTGTGATCCAGGTATTTGGCTAGCTTGCTAGTTAGCCTTGTGTATCTAGCTAGCGAGAGAATATACGAGCTAGTTATTGAAAGGCCAGCTGTACCATGCTGCTGGTGTAGGAAGCGAAGCGGACTGTAAAACCACCCATTTTGCCACTCAAAAAAACTTTGTAAAGTTTCGATTCTCGTAATTAATTTCGACATGGTGTTCGAGCGTTCAAGAAAAATCCTGTTGATTATAAATGTACATATGAGCAACGACGCCTTAAATGGATAGTGTTTTTATACATGATTTATAATTTAAAAAGTCATAACCTAGCTAGCTGAAGAGAAACTAGGCCTTAACTACCTTTGTAGGGGGATGGGGTTCAGCTCCCACCAAAGCGCACTGGAGACTCGCTCTGTTTCCATCCCCCCAGTTACAGCAAGCTAATCCCGGCTAACGTTAGCGAGACTCAGTGGCTCTGTAAGAAAACACGAGGGGGTTGAGGGTGAATGTACACGTGCAGTACAGTGTGGTATCATATTATCTGTACCAACAGTAAACTGTGATCAAACCACCATGTGAATTAACAAAGGTTTGGTAAACTGTTAAATAGATTTTTCAAGCTAGCTAGCCGCTGAGCCAGCTAGCTGCGTGAAGAGGGGGTTGGGTGTGCTCTGAGGGGGCTGCATTCAGTTTGCACGAGCTCCAGCTGCTGTCCCTGATCTCAAATGTGATGCAGAGTTGTCGTTAAGGAGGTCTGTGGGTAGAGCGTGTACCATGAGGGCTAGAGCCCCCCCACAGTGGCCTGcatgtcccccctctccctctctgtgtgtgtaaagtcgTGCTGTGTCCCCAGGCCAAGCGCAGGCTGCAGCTGGAAGAGGGAGCGAGGCCGGCCATGGAGGACAGCGTCCGGTCAGGCCGGGCCAGGAGGAACTCCCCCTCTGTACGGGCAGGCCGGGCCAGGAGGaactccccccctgctcccaaAAGTAAGACTGGGTCCTCCAGAGACACCATTTCTTATCTTTTTGGTGAAATTAATATTTACATTTGCCAGGGCCAGTCTCAGCAAATGAACCGTCCTAAACTAGTCACTGACCACATTTAACTGCTTTCCATGAGCCCCATTACAAAACAATTTAAATTCTCATTAATGCAGAGCCTTCCCTTAACGTGTACACTAATACCAACCCTAATACATCAGTACATGGGGTTGTGACGGAGTTAACCCCATGtaacccccccccagctcccaagTCCCCCCCAGAGAAGACGCGCTACGACACGTCCCTGGGCCTGCTCACACAGAAGTTTGTACAGCTGCTGGCGCGCTCGCAGGACGGCGTGGTGGACCTGAACCAGGCCTCGCAGGCCTTGCAGGTGCAGAAGAGAAGGCTGTATGACATCACCAACGTCCTGGAGGGCGTGCACCTCATCAAGAAGAAGTCCAAGAACAACATCCAGTGGATGTAGGTGTGACCAACAGCCAGACAGGCTCACTAGACGAGCAGCGTAAAGCGTGTGCTTGTGCTGATCTGCCTGCGTGTCCCCGTGTGCGTGTCCCCGTGTGCGTGTCCCCGTGTGCGTGTCCCCGTGTGCGTGTccccgtgtgtctgtgtgtgtgtgcaggggctgCAGCCTGAGTGAGGAAGGTGTGGTGGTAAGGAGCAGCCATGCTCTGGACAGGGAGCTGCAGGAGCTgagcgtggaggagagaaggctgGATGAGCTCATCCACACGGCCACATGCAGCGTCTCCCTGACGACCGAGGACCGGCTCAACAAGTCATATCCTTCCCCACGCCAACCCTGCTACAGCTGCTGAgggcttgtggtgtgtgtgaggaggtgatggaggtgtgtgtgtgtgaggaggtcatggaggtgtgtgatggaagtgtgtgtgaggaggtgatggtcCTTGACCCTGCTCCACGCTGGCCTACCTGACGTACGAGGACGTGAGGAGGATCCCCAGTCTGAAGGAGCAGACTGTGATCGTTATCAAGGCCCCGGCAGATACCAGGCTGGAAGTGCCCCATCCAGAGGAggtgcccatacacacacacgccctcatacacacatgccctcatacacacacgccctcatacacacacacgccctcatacacacacacgccctcatacacacacacgccctcatacacacacacgccctcatacacacacacgccctcatacacacacacgccctcatacacacacgccctcatacacacacgccctcatacacacacacaccctcatacacacacacctcttaagCAATTCTATTTGTCTCATGCACAGAGCCTCCAAGTTCACCTCAGCAGTACTCAGGGGCCTATAGAGGTGTTTCTCTGTTCGGATGACCATGCCCCTTCCACCCCCTCAAAGGAAGCTGCCTTCTCCAGGAGCTCTTGCTCTCCTGTCAACggactcccctcctccttcctcaaggTGTCCCAAGGTGTGTTCCTGCTCCAGACCTCCTTCACTGCTAACCTGCTGTGTAGCAGCTCAGTACCACACTAGCGCGCTAACCCTGGATGTTCTGTCTGTCACTGG contains these protein-coding regions:
- the e2f3 gene encoding transcription factor E2F3; this translates as MRKGVASIPERVLISGVGGSSIDKNTVLISDRYPTATYIQIITPPSCVNQTTNVGLPGATGSLLYATPNPSSPNGTGQNVTLGRPPAKRRLQLEEGARPAMEDSVRSGRARRNSPSVRAGRARRNSPPAPKIHGVVTELTPCNPPPAPKSPPEKTRYDTSLGLLTQKFVQLLARSQDGVVDLNQASQALQVQKRRLYDITNVLEGVHLIKKKSKNNIQWMGCSLSEEGVVVRSSHALDRELQELSVEERRLDELIHTATCSVSLTTEDRLNKSLAYLTYEDVRRIPSLKEQTVIVIKAPADTRLEVPHPEESLQVHLSSTQGPIEVFLCSDDHAPSTPSKEAAFSRSSCSPVNGLPSSFLKVSQGAGQPSSCSNPRSRLPECPAVTVSSVSPLTSLLPRPEDPFVTLSPPLALSLDGGDYLLSLGEDEGVSDLFSPFPLPLDALL